The following are encoded in a window of candidate division KSB1 bacterium genomic DNA:
- the rpmG gene encoding 50S ribosomal protein L33 produces MREIITLECTECKRRNYTTTKNRRKHPNRLELRKYCKWCNKHTLHRETR; encoded by the coding sequence ATGCGCGAGATCATTACTCTGGAATGCACGGAGTGCAAGCGGCGAAACTACACGACAACGAAGAATCGCCGCAAGCACCCAAACCGCCTGGAGCTCCGTAAGTACTGCAAGTGGTGCAATAAGCACACGCTGCATCGAGAGACGC